A single window of Streptomyces griseoviridis DNA harbors:
- a CDS encoding GntR family transcriptional regulator — translation MTSFAPDSIVLNRKLPLWYQVSQSLRASILGRSPRDPLRLPTEEQLAGHYGVSVLTMRQALKELEDEGLITRHRRRGTFIEPSARRGAPVRLLGSVDAIVAQQSGMAAELLAHGTAPVPAELAEFFPNLTEVATYHRLRGDEKTGEPTNHARNYVRPELADRIDPADLARRPMTKVLQDLPGVDIARITDTVQARLADPETARLLEVPLLSPILHYTGVTYDHGGRVLDAAVIHYRGDRFSFTVTLDAT, via the coding sequence GTGACCTCCTTCGCCCCCGACTCGATCGTCCTGAACCGCAAGCTGCCGCTCTGGTACCAGGTGTCGCAGTCGCTGCGCGCCTCGATACTCGGCCGCTCGCCCCGGGACCCGCTGCGGCTGCCCACCGAGGAGCAGTTGGCGGGCCACTACGGGGTGAGCGTGCTGACCATGCGGCAGGCGCTGAAGGAGCTGGAGGACGAGGGTCTGATCACCCGGCACCGCCGCCGGGGCACGTTCATCGAGCCGAGCGCCCGGCGGGGCGCCCCGGTGCGGCTGCTCGGCTCGGTGGACGCGATCGTGGCCCAGCAGTCCGGCATGGCGGCCGAGTTGCTCGCACACGGCACGGCGCCGGTCCCCGCCGAACTCGCCGAGTTCTTCCCCAACCTGACGGAGGTGGCGACGTACCACCGGCTGCGCGGCGACGAGAAGACCGGCGAACCCACCAACCACGCCCGCAACTACGTCCGTCCCGAGCTGGCCGACCGGATCGACCCGGCCGACCTCGCGCGCCGCCCGATGACCAAGGTGCTCCAGGACCTCCCGGGCGTGGACATCGCCCGGATCACCGACACCGTGCAGGCCCGGCTGGCCGACCCGGAGACCGCGAGACTCCTCGAAGTCCCGCTGCTCAGCCCGATCCTGCACTACACGGGCGTCACCTACGACCACGGCGGGCGGGTCCTCGACGCGGCCGTCATCCACTACCGGGGCGACCGCTTCTCCTTCACGGTGACGCTGGACGCCACCTGA
- a CDS encoding ABC transporter ATP-binding protein yields the protein MTRAISLHDVSKTYTRGVRVVDRLSLDIAPGEFLVLLGPSGCGKSTVLRMIAGLEEVTEGQLLLDGEYANHLIPAERDVAMVFQNFALYPNMTSRGNIGFPLRVENPGADPGPRVDATARMLGIEDLLDRYPGQLSGGERQRVAMGRAIARHPSVFLMDEPLSNLDAKLRNHLRAEIARLTRELGVTTVYVTHDQAEAMSLGDRVAVLRGGVLQQVGSPRSVYALPRNVFVAAFIGTPRINLLRGLVRAPLDGAMTISLGKQFLRLPEPLSLDHQLLRVQQGREVIVGLRSEAIRIAKRADARPGEAVLTGLVEHVEFQGHEVLVHFNTGSQAAVVPDLEAPRPVARPSRRRRREGSGVLDRLRERAGSLRAGPVVALDDPPDTAPRPAEPRLPGDLVVRTTPDIDLRHGMQVPLLVDIAHLFVFDQHGERISPAPARLPDLDE from the coding sequence ATGACACGCGCCATCTCTCTGCACGACGTGAGCAAGACCTACACGCGGGGCGTCCGCGTGGTGGACCGGCTGTCGTTGGACATCGCACCCGGCGAGTTCCTCGTCCTGCTCGGTCCCTCGGGGTGCGGCAAATCCACCGTCCTCAGAATGATCGCCGGCCTGGAGGAGGTCACCGAGGGGCAGTTGCTGCTCGACGGCGAGTACGCGAACCATCTGATCCCGGCCGAGCGCGACGTCGCGATGGTCTTCCAGAACTTCGCGCTCTACCCGAACATGACGAGCCGCGGCAACATCGGCTTCCCGCTGCGCGTCGAGAACCCCGGCGCGGACCCGGGCCCGCGGGTCGACGCCACCGCCCGCATGCTCGGCATCGAGGACCTCCTCGACCGCTACCCGGGCCAGCTCTCCGGCGGCGAACGCCAGCGCGTCGCCATGGGCCGGGCCATCGCCCGCCACCCCTCCGTCTTCCTGATGGACGAGCCGCTGTCCAACCTGGACGCCAAGCTCCGCAACCATCTGCGCGCCGAAATAGCCCGCCTCACCCGTGAATTGGGCGTCACCACGGTGTATGTCACCCATGACCAGGCGGAGGCCATGTCGCTCGGGGACCGGGTAGCGGTGCTGCGCGGCGGCGTCCTCCAGCAGGTCGGCAGCCCCCGCTCGGTGTACGCCCTGCCCCGCAACGTCTTCGTCGCCGCCTTCATCGGCACCCCGCGCATCAACCTGCTGCGCGGCCTGGTCCGTGCCCCGCTGGACGGCGCGATGACCATCAGCCTCGGCAAGCAGTTCCTGCGGCTGCCCGAACCCCTCTCCCTCGACCACCAGTTGCTGCGGGTGCAGCAGGGCCGCGAGGTCATCGTCGGACTGCGCTCGGAGGCGATCCGTATCGCCAAGCGCGCCGACGCGCGGCCGGGGGAGGCGGTGCTCACCGGTCTCGTCGAGCACGTCGAGTTCCAGGGCCACGAGGTCCTGGTGCACTTCAACACCGGCTCGCAGGCGGCCGTCGTGCCCGATCTGGAGGCGCCGCGCCCGGTCGCCCGTCCCTCGCGGCGGCGGCGCCGCGAGGGGTCGGGGGTCCTGGACCGGCTCAGGGAGCGGGCCGGATCGCTGCGGGCCGGGCCCGTCGTCGCGCTGGACGATCCGCCGGACACCGCTCCCAGGCCCGCCGAGCCCCGCCTGCCCGGCGATCTGGTGGTGCGGACCACGCCGGACATCGACCTCAGGCACGGCATGCAGGTGCCGCTGCTCGTCGACATCGCGCATCTCTTCGTCTTCGACCAGCACGGTGAACGGATCTCCCCGGCGCCGGCCCGGCTGCCGGACCTGGACGAGTGA
- a CDS encoding CitMHS family transporter produces MLTILGFTMIATFLVLIMLKKMSPIAALVLIPALFCVFVGKGAHLGDYVIDGVTSLAPTAAMLMFAIVYFGVMIDVGLFDPIVRGILRFCKADPLRIVVGTAVLAAIVSLDGDGSTTFMITVSAMYPLYKRLKMSLVVMTGVAAMANGVMNTLPWGGPTARAATALKIDASDIFVPMIPALAVGLVFVIALAYVLGRRERTRLGVLTLDDVLVEEKTAGSETVLVGAGAEKTPRNGSTTGTGPVASPAPGGGSGSGTDADRPQPPSDETPDRTPDETPDGDFQGLDPHRATLRPKLYWFNALLTVVLLTAMIMELLPIPVLFLLGAATALTVNFPHMPDQKARIGAHAENVLNVSGMVFAAAVFTGVLQGTGMVDHMAEWLVANIPDGMGPHMAFVTGVLSIPLTYFMSNDGFYFGIVPVLAEAGAAHGVSPLEIARASLVGQPLHMSSPLVPAVYVLVGMAKVEFGDHTRFVVKWAALTSLVVLGAGILFGIV; encoded by the coding sequence ATGCTGACCATCCTCGGCTTCACCATGATCGCGACCTTCCTGGTCCTGATCATGCTGAAGAAGATGTCGCCGATCGCGGCGCTCGTGCTGATCCCGGCGCTGTTCTGCGTCTTCGTCGGCAAGGGTGCCCACCTCGGCGACTACGTCATCGACGGCGTCACCAGCCTGGCGCCCACCGCGGCGATGCTGATGTTCGCGATCGTCTACTTCGGCGTCATGATCGACGTCGGCCTCTTCGACCCGATCGTCCGGGGCATCCTGAGGTTCTGCAAGGCCGACCCGCTGCGGATCGTCGTCGGCACCGCGGTGCTCGCGGCGATCGTCTCGCTCGACGGCGACGGCTCGACCACCTTCATGATCACGGTCTCGGCGATGTACCCGCTGTACAAGCGCCTGAAGATGTCCCTGGTCGTGATGACCGGCGTCGCCGCGATGGCCAACGGCGTGATGAACACCCTGCCGTGGGGCGGCCCGACCGCCCGCGCCGCCACCGCCCTCAAGATCGACGCGAGCGACATCTTCGTCCCGATGATCCCGGCGCTCGCCGTCGGCCTGGTCTTCGTGATCGCCCTCGCCTACGTCCTCGGCCGCCGCGAGCGCACCCGGCTCGGCGTGCTCACCCTCGACGACGTGCTGGTCGAGGAGAAGACGGCCGGGAGCGAGACCGTCCTGGTCGGCGCGGGCGCCGAGAAGACCCCGCGGAACGGCTCCACCACCGGCACCGGCCCGGTCGCGTCGCCCGCCCCCGGCGGCGGTTCCGGCTCCGGGACGGACGCCGACCGCCCGCAGCCGCCGTCCGACGAGACCCCCGACCGCACCCCCGACGAGACCCCCGACGGCGACTTCCAGGGCCTCGACCCGCACCGCGCCACCCTGCGCCCCAAGCTCTACTGGTTCAACGCGCTGCTCACGGTCGTCCTGCTGACCGCCATGATCATGGAGTTGCTGCCGATCCCGGTGCTGTTCCTGCTCGGCGCCGCGACCGCGCTCACCGTCAACTTCCCCCACATGCCCGACCAGAAGGCCCGCATCGGCGCGCACGCCGAGAACGTCCTCAACGTGTCCGGCATGGTCTTCGCCGCCGCCGTCTTCACCGGCGTCCTCCAGGGCACCGGCATGGTCGACCACATGGCCGAGTGGCTGGTCGCCAACATCCCCGACGGCATGGGCCCGCACATGGCCTTCGTCACCGGCGTCCTGAGCATCCCGCTCACCTACTTCATGTCGAACGACGGTTTCTACTTCGGCATCGTCCCGGTGCTCGCCGAGGCGGGCGCCGCCCACGGGGTCTCCCCGCTGGAGATCGCCCGCGCCTCCCTCGTCGGCCAGCCGCTGCACATGTCCAGCCCGCTGGTGCCCGCCGTCTACGTCCTGGTCGGCATGGCCAAGGTGGAGTTCGGCGACCACACCCGGTTCGTCGTCAAGTGGGCCGCCCTGACCTCCCTCGTGGTCCTCGGGGCCGGAATCCTGTTCGGCATCGTCTGA
- a CDS encoding MFS transporter produces MAPGGNRGWLLRLVIAFGFAQGAVSMARPAVSYRALSLGADERAIGVIAAVYALLPLFAAVPLGRRTDHGRCAPLLPAGVILISGGCALSGLAGSLATMALWSGVMGLGHLCFVIGSQSLVARRSAPHEQDRDFGHFTIGASLGQLVGPIAAGALIGGQDMAAGSARALLVAGAGAAAGCAWLWRVEDRTTATARPGAGQRVPVARILRTRGVPAGMLVSLSVLSATDILTAYLPVVGEHRGIAPSVVGVLLSLRAGATIACRLVLTPLLRLLGRPALLAVTCLLAAVLCAGVAVPAPVWALALTLTALGFCLGVGQPLSMTTVVQAAPEGARSTALALRLTGNRLGQVAAPATAGLVAGAAGVAAPFVMLGALLLLSAGVSWRSPSRPAPAQHPQPPAQHPRTQAQHPQTPPGPQEPTNSLAQQPTSTAPTAPTTEP; encoded by the coding sequence ATGGCGCCCGGTGGCAACCGCGGCTGGCTGCTCCGCCTCGTCATCGCCTTCGGCTTCGCGCAGGGGGCGGTGTCGATGGCCAGGCCCGCCGTCTCCTACCGGGCCCTGTCGCTGGGCGCGGACGAGCGCGCCATCGGCGTCATCGCCGCCGTCTACGCCCTGCTGCCGCTCTTCGCGGCCGTACCGCTCGGCCGCCGCACCGACCACGGCCGCTGCGCGCCGCTGCTGCCGGCCGGCGTGATCCTGATCTCCGGCGGCTGCGCGCTCAGCGGACTCGCCGGCTCGCTCGCCACGATGGCGCTGTGGAGCGGGGTGATGGGGCTCGGCCACCTCTGCTTCGTGATCGGCTCGCAGTCGCTGGTCGCCCGCCGGTCCGCGCCGCACGAACAGGACCGCGACTTCGGCCACTTCACCATCGGCGCCTCCCTCGGCCAGCTCGTCGGCCCGATCGCCGCGGGCGCGCTGATCGGCGGCCAGGACATGGCCGCGGGCAGCGCGCGGGCCCTGCTGGTGGCGGGCGCGGGCGCGGCGGCCGGCTGCGCCTGGCTGTGGCGTGTCGAGGACCGGACGACGGCCACCGCACGGCCGGGCGCGGGGCAGCGGGTGCCGGTCGCGCGGATCCTGCGGACCCGCGGCGTGCCCGCGGGGATGCTGGTCAGCCTGTCGGTGCTGTCCGCCACGGACATCCTCACCGCGTACCTCCCGGTGGTCGGCGAACACCGGGGCATCGCGCCCTCGGTGGTCGGCGTGCTGCTCAGCCTGCGCGCGGGCGCCACCATCGCCTGCCGCCTGGTGCTCACCCCGCTGCTGCGGCTGCTGGGACGGCCGGCCCTGCTGGCGGTGACCTGCCTCCTCGCGGCGGTGCTGTGCGCGGGCGTCGCGGTCCCGGCGCCGGTCTGGGCGCTCGCCCTGACGCTGACGGCGCTCGGCTTCTGCCTCGGCGTCGGACAGCCGCTCTCCATGACGACGGTGGTCCAGGCGGCCCCCGAGGGCGCCCGCTCCACGGCGCTCGCGCTGCGCCTGACCGGCAACCGCCTCGGCCAGGTCGCTGCGCCCGCGACGGCGGGCCTGGTGGCCGGAGCGGCGGGCGTGGCGGCCCCGTTCGTGATGCTGGGCGCGCTGCTGCTGCTCTCCGCGGGAGTCTCCTGGCGGTCCCCGTCCCGGCCGGCCCCGGCACAGCACCCGCAGCCCCCGGCACAGCACCCGCGGACCCAGGCACAGCACCCGCAGACCCCGCCGGGACCCCAGGAGCCCACGAACTCCCTGGCACAGCAGCCCACTTCGACGGCACCGACGGCACCGACGACGGAGCCCTGA
- a CDS encoding TetR/AcrR family transcriptional regulator, with amino-acid sequence MKTVSHAPSLRRAPVQRRSAERLTRILDACADLLDEVGYDDLSTRAVAQRAGVPIGSVYRFFGNKRQMADALAQRNLERFTERVTDRLHGDGTPEGAGVGDWRTAMDAVLDEYLVMKRTAPGFSLVDFGNQIPVGSRHSEPNHRVADRLTDLLAGYLDREPDDDLRRSFLVAVETADTLVHLAFRVAPEGDARIIEEARLMLRAYLGRVLDGS; translated from the coding sequence ATGAAGACCGTGTCCCACGCGCCCTCGCTGCGCCGCGCCCCCGTGCAGCGGCGCAGCGCCGAACGGCTCACCCGCATACTCGACGCCTGCGCGGACCTGCTGGACGAGGTCGGCTACGACGACCTGAGCACCCGGGCCGTCGCCCAGCGGGCCGGCGTGCCCATCGGCTCCGTGTACCGCTTCTTCGGCAACAAGCGGCAGATGGCGGACGCCCTCGCCCAGCGCAACCTGGAGCGCTTCACCGAGCGCGTCACCGACCGCCTCCACGGGGACGGCACCCCGGAAGGCGCCGGCGTCGGCGACTGGCGCACCGCCATGGACGCCGTCCTCGACGAGTACCTCGTCATGAAGCGCACCGCGCCCGGCTTCTCCCTCGTCGACTTCGGCAACCAGATACCGGTCGGCTCCCGGCACAGCGAACCCAACCACCGGGTCGCCGACCGCCTCACCGACCTGCTGGCCGGCTACCTCGACCGCGAGCCGGACGACGACCTGCGCCGCAGCTTCCTGGTCGCGGTGGAGACCGCCGACACCCTGGTCCACCTGGCGTTCCGGGTCGCCCCCGAGGGGGACGCGCGGATCATCGAGGAGGCGCGGCTGATGCTGCGCGCCTACCTGGGCCGGGTACTGGACGGGTCCTGA
- the hmgA gene encoding homogentisate 1,2-dioxygenase, whose product MSGDARTAAEGLRYLSGFGDEHSSEAVPGALPEGRNAPQRAPLGLYAEQLSGTAFTEPRAHNRRSWLYRIRPSAAHPAFTRTENGAIRTGPFTEVTPDPNRLRWNPLPAPPEGTDFLAGLWTLGGNGDATQRTGMAVHLYHADRSMRRVFSDADGELLIVPERGGLLLRTEFGLLRAEPGEVALIPRGVRFRVELLDGSARGYVCENYGAPFRLPDLGPIGANGLANARDFRAPVAAYEDVDGAAGPVEVVNKFCGNLWTADYDHSPLDVVAWHGNHVPYVYDLRRFNVIGTVSYDHPDPSIFTVLTSPSDTPGLAGVDFVVFAPRWLVGEDTFRPPYFHRNVMSEYMGLIEGAYDAKAEGFVPGGGSLHNMMSAHGPDRETFDRASAAELRPQRIDDGLAFMFETRWPLTLTPHAAGAGHLQERYDDVWHGLERHFRSV is encoded by the coding sequence ATGAGCGGGGACGCGCGCACGGCCGCGGAGGGACTGCGATATCTCTCCGGTTTCGGCGACGAACACAGCTCCGAGGCGGTTCCGGGGGCGCTGCCGGAGGGCCGCAACGCGCCGCAGCGCGCCCCGCTCGGGCTCTACGCGGAGCAGCTGAGCGGAACGGCGTTCACCGAGCCGCGGGCCCACAACCGGCGCTCCTGGCTCTACCGGATCCGGCCGTCCGCGGCCCACCCGGCCTTCACCCGCACCGAGAACGGCGCGATCCGCACCGGCCCGTTCACCGAGGTGACGCCCGACCCGAACCGGCTGCGCTGGAACCCGCTGCCCGCACCGCCCGAGGGCACCGACTTCCTGGCCGGACTCTGGACCCTCGGCGGCAACGGCGACGCGACCCAGCGCACCGGCATGGCCGTGCACCTCTACCACGCCGACCGGTCGATGCGACGGGTGTTCAGCGACGCCGACGGCGAGCTGCTGATCGTCCCCGAGCGCGGCGGGCTGCTGCTGCGCACCGAGTTCGGGCTGCTGCGGGCCGAGCCGGGCGAGGTGGCGCTGATCCCGCGCGGGGTGCGGTTCCGGGTGGAGCTGCTCGACGGCTCGGCGCGCGGCTACGTGTGCGAGAACTACGGCGCCCCCTTCCGGCTGCCCGACCTCGGCCCGATCGGCGCCAACGGCCTGGCGAACGCACGGGACTTCAGGGCACCGGTCGCCGCGTACGAGGACGTCGACGGAGCGGCGGGCCCGGTCGAGGTGGTCAACAAGTTCTGCGGCAACCTCTGGACGGCCGACTACGACCACTCCCCGCTCGACGTCGTCGCCTGGCACGGCAACCACGTCCCGTACGTCTACGACCTGCGCCGCTTCAACGTCATCGGGACGGTCTCCTACGACCATCCGGACCCGTCGATCTTCACGGTGCTGACGTCCCCCTCGGACACCCCGGGTCTCGCGGGCGTCGACTTCGTGGTGTTCGCGCCGCGTTGGCTGGTGGGCGAGGACACCTTCAGGCCGCCGTACTTCCACCGCAACGTGATGAGCGAGTACATGGGGCTCATCGAGGGCGCCTACGACGCCAAGGCGGAGGGCTTCGTGCCGGGCGGCGGCTCGCTGCACAACATGATGTCCGCGCACGGCCCGGACCGGGAGACGTTCGACCGGGCGAGCGCGGCCGAGCTGCGGCCGCAACGGATCGACGACGGCCTCGCGTTCATGTTCGAGACCCGCTGGCCGCTGACGCTGACACCGCACGCGGCGGGCGCCGGCCACCTCCAGGAGCGCTACGACGACGTCTGGCACGGTCTCGAACGGCACTTCCGCTCTGTTTAA